One part of the Quercus lobata isolate SW786 chromosome 7, ValleyOak3.0 Primary Assembly, whole genome shotgun sequence genome encodes these proteins:
- the LOC115953207 gene encoding uncharacterized protein LOC115953207: protein MSRPWVLVCLLLLIVFTSQFEWKQQYGNELEASSITSQKQNYISEREEAVKEKIILSQEKNIQKLNEIVQSLREELLHCRGGSEVVNSTATHLTELLTELERHPILED from the exons ATGTCAAGGCCATGGGTACTGGTTTGTCTGCTCTTGTTAATTGTATTCACATCACAGTTTGAGTGGAAGCAACAATATGGGAATGAGCTTGAAGCTAGTTCAATCACATCCCAGAAACAGAACTATATATCTGAAAGAGAGGAAGCTGTGAAAGAAAAG ATTATCCTCTCTCAAGAGAAGAATATTCAGAAACTTAATGAGATTGTGCAAAGTCTTCGAGAAGAATTGTTACATTGCAGGGGTGGAAGTGAGGTTGTCAATAGCACAGCAACCCATTTGACTGAACTTCTAACTGAGCTTGAGCGTCATCCAATCTTGGAGGATTAG